Proteins co-encoded in one Chthoniobacterales bacterium genomic window:
- a CDS encoding nucleotide pyrophosphohydrolase — protein MSTDILTLTKEIRDFRDARDWRQFHNPKELAIAITAEAGELLQHFVWQSPEQSDLRIVERRAEIESEIADVAILLFELADNCGIDLAAAMRAKLARNEERYPVAKAKGSNRKYNEL, from the coding sequence ATGTCCACGGACATTCTCACCCTGACGAAGGAGATTCGCGATTTTCGCGACGCGCGCGATTGGCGGCAATTCCACAATCCGAAGGAACTCGCCATCGCGATCACGGCCGAGGCCGGCGAACTCCTCCAGCATTTTGTCTGGCAGAGCCCCGAACAATCCGACCTCCGAATTGTCGAGCGCCGGGCGGAGATCGAATCCGAGATCGCCGACGTGGCGATCCTTCTCTTCGAGCTCGCCGACAACTGCGGCATCGATCTCGCCGCCGCCATGCGGGCCAAGCTCGCCCGCAACGAGGAACGCTACCCGGTGGCCAAGGCAAAAGGGTCGAACCGCAAATACAACGAGCTGTGA
- a CDS encoding cupin domain-containing protein, whose protein sequence is MVPDTSHLGRGRSAEQHALLPGTWCPNNPSCPLLIYRDTLEGSGEELADRFEETFERNGWPPAWRYTIYDYPHYHSTTHEVIGIFRGEADVRFGDDAGFTARISAGDVVVIPAGVSHQRLWQTDDFQGVGAYPHGCDVDEVRKDSKVALSTVENDIRRIAIPPDPLTGGRSPLGEIWISVARAA, encoded by the coding sequence ATGGTCCCCGATACTTCCCACCTCGGTCGCGGTCGCTCTGCCGAGCAGCATGCCCTCCTCCCGGGCACATGGTGCCCGAACAACCCATCGTGTCCGCTACTGATCTACCGGGACACCCTCGAGGGGAGCGGCGAGGAACTGGCCGACCGTTTCGAGGAAACCTTCGAGCGCAACGGCTGGCCGCCCGCCTGGCGATACACGATCTACGATTATCCCCACTATCACAGCACGACCCATGAAGTGATCGGCATCTTCCGCGGCGAAGCGGACGTGCGCTTCGGCGATGACGCGGGATTCACGGCCCGAATCTCGGCCGGCGATGTCGTCGTCATTCCCGCCGGAGTGTCTCATCAGCGTTTGTGGCAGACGGACGACTTTCAAGGCGTCGGCGCCTATCCGCACGGTTGCGATGTGGACGAAGTCCGCAAGGATTCGAAAGTCGCCCTGTCCACTGTCGAAAATGATATCCGCAGAATCGCGATTCCTCCTGACCCGCTAACGGGAGGCCGCAGTCCGCTTGGAGAAATTTGGATTTCGGTCGCCCGCGCCGCCTGA
- the yjfF gene encoding galactofuranose ABC transporter, permease protein YjfF yields MNRLNPKYIPLLATAVVMIALYAIGCILYPNFGSLRVGVNLFGDNAFLGIAAVGATFVILSGGIDLSVGAVIAFTTILIATLIGAGIAPLGAIAIALVVGVAFGAAQGSLIHFFALPPFLVTLGGMFFMRGMAFVVREESLAIKNAFYSHTIRDLAIPLVGRVSIPFTATCFIVVVILATLVCVFTKFGRNVYAIGSNENSAALMGVPIGRTKIGIYALAGFFSALGGCVATFYMQSGNPASFVGLELDAIAAVVIGGTLLAGGVGFIPGTLMGVLILGLIQTLITFQGNLNSWWTKIAVGALLLLFIVLQKSIGRTRSGH; encoded by the coding sequence ATGAATCGTCTGAATCCCAAATACATTCCCCTGCTGGCGACGGCGGTCGTGATGATCGCTCTCTATGCCATCGGGTGCATCCTGTATCCGAATTTCGGTTCGCTCCGCGTCGGCGTGAATCTCTTTGGCGACAACGCGTTCCTTGGCATCGCCGCCGTGGGCGCGACGTTCGTCATTCTTTCCGGCGGCATCGACCTCTCCGTCGGCGCGGTCATCGCCTTTACCACCATTCTCATTGCCACGCTGATCGGCGCGGGCATTGCCCCGTTGGGGGCCATCGCCATCGCGCTTGTCGTCGGGGTCGCCTTCGGGGCGGCGCAGGGCAGCCTGATTCATTTTTTCGCGCTGCCGCCTTTCCTCGTCACGCTCGGAGGCATGTTCTTCATGCGCGGAATGGCCTTCGTGGTGCGGGAGGAATCGCTCGCGATCAAGAACGCCTTCTACAGCCACACCATCCGCGATCTCGCCATTCCGCTCGTCGGACGCGTCTCGATCCCCTTCACCGCCACCTGCTTCATCGTGGTGGTGATCCTCGCGACCCTCGTGTGCGTGTTTACGAAATTCGGCCGTAATGTCTACGCGATCGGCTCGAATGAAAATTCCGCCGCGCTCATGGGCGTGCCGATCGGCCGCACGAAAATTGGCATCTATGCGCTGGCCGGATTCTTCTCCGCGCTCGGCGGATGTGTCGCCACGTTCTACATGCAGTCGGGCAATCCCGCCTCGTTCGTTGGTCTGGAGCTCGACGCCATCGCGGCGGTCGTCATCGGTGGCACGCTTCTCGCCGGCGGCGTCGGGTTCATTCCCGGCACGCTCATGGGCGTGCTCATTCTCGGTCTCATCCAGACGCTCATCACCTTCCAGGGCAATCTGAATTCCTGGTGGACGAAGATCGCCGTCGGCGCGTTGCTGCTGCTCTTCATCGTGTTGCAGAAGTCGATCGGCCGCACCCGCAGCGGCCACTAA
- a CDS encoding type 1 glutamine amidotransferase domain-containing protein, with protein MNKTLLNKRIAVLAADGFEQVELEGPMEALKTASAEVRIISPKAGQITGMNHTDKGSPVDVDLTLEEAAAADFDGLVIPGGLYNPDTLRSTPAAVEFTRQFAEAGKPIAAICHGPWVLIEAGVADGRRMTSWPAIRTDVENAGGEWVDEEVVVDNGIVTSRKPDDIPAFNRKMIEEFAEGVHPVAAN; from the coding sequence ATGAACAAAACTCTTCTCAACAAAAGAATTGCCGTTCTTGCCGCCGATGGATTCGAGCAAGTCGAACTGGAAGGCCCGATGGAAGCTCTGAAAACGGCCTCGGCGGAAGTTCGGATCATTTCTCCCAAGGCCGGCCAGATCACCGGCATGAATCACACGGACAAAGGCTCGCCGGTGGATGTGGATCTGACCCTCGAGGAGGCCGCCGCCGCGGATTTCGACGGGCTCGTGATTCCCGGTGGTCTTTACAATCCGGACACGCTGCGCTCCACGCCCGCGGCTGTCGAGTTCACCAGGCAATTCGCAGAGGCGGGAAAGCCGATTGCTGCGATTTGTCACGGGCCATGGGTCTTGATCGAGGCAGGAGTCGCCGACGGTCGGCGCATGACGTCCTGGCCCGCGATCCGCACCGATGTCGAGAACGCTGGTGGCGAATGGGTGGACGAAGAGGTCGTCGTGGACAACGGTATCGTGACGAGCCGCAAGCCCGACGACATCCCCGCGTTCAATCGCAAGATGATCGAGGAGTTCGCCGAAGGCGTGCATCCGGTTGCCGCCAACTAG
- a CDS encoding ABC transporter permease, with translation MLSLVSILFWPVFVALLVVARRQRIFWPLLALGLLLLFNQLFTPGFFGLEIRDGHLYGARIDVLKQGVPVMLLALGMTLVIATGGVDLSVGAIMAVSGAVLAQAAVSWGCSPAVSIALAIGVSLLLGAWNGALVAGIGIQPIVATLILMVAGRGIAQLITDGQIINFTDPTLVFIANGYVLGLPFNFILVLLMLGVTAALTRGTALGLLIEAVGDNDTASRFAGVNSRFVKFTTYVFLGFCSALAGLVAAAEIKSADANHAGLYAELDAILAVVVGGTALTGGRFYLLGSLVGALLIQTLTTTMYARNISADIAPVPKAIVIIAVCLLQSDRARALFTRMLPRKKEVSA, from the coding sequence ATGCTTAGCCTCGTCAGCATCCTTTTTTGGCCGGTCTTCGTTGCGCTGCTTGTCGTCGCCCGCCGCCAGCGCATTTTCTGGCCGCTGCTCGCCCTTGGCCTGCTGCTCCTTTTCAACCAGCTCTTCACGCCCGGCTTCTTCGGCCTGGAGATTCGCGATGGCCACCTCTACGGCGCGCGCATCGACGTGCTGAAGCAGGGCGTGCCCGTGATGCTGCTCGCCCTGGGAATGACGCTCGTCATCGCGACCGGCGGGGTCGATCTCTCCGTGGGTGCGATCATGGCTGTCTCGGGCGCGGTTCTCGCGCAGGCCGCCGTGAGCTGGGGATGCTCTCCGGCGGTCTCGATTGCCCTGGCGATCGGCGTCAGCCTGCTGCTCGGTGCGTGGAACGGCGCGCTCGTCGCCGGCATCGGCATTCAGCCGATCGTGGCCACGCTCATCCTGATGGTGGCCGGCCGTGGCATCGCGCAGCTCATCACCGACGGCCAGATCATCAACTTCACGGATCCCACGCTTGTCTTCATTGCGAACGGCTACGTGCTCGGGCTGCCCTTCAACTTCATCCTCGTGCTCCTGATGCTCGGCGTCACCGCCGCGCTCACTCGCGGCACGGCGCTCGGCCTGCTCATCGAAGCCGTGGGTGATAACGATACCGCCAGCCGCTTCGCCGGCGTGAACTCGCGCTTCGTCAAGTTCACGACCTACGTCTTCCTCGGCTTCTGCTCCGCCCTCGCCGGCCTCGTCGCCGCGGCGGAAATCAAGAGCGCGGATGCGAATCACGCCGGCCTTTACGCCGAACTCGATGCGATTCTGGCGGTCGTCGTCGGCGGCACGGCGCTTACCGGAGGGCGTTTCTATCTGCTCGGTTCGCTGGTGGGTGCGCTGCTCATCCAGACGCTCACCACCACGATGTATGCGCGCAACATCAGCGCCGACATCGCGCCCGTGCCGAAGGCGATCGTCATCATCGCGGTGTGCCTGCTGCAAAGCGACCGAGCCCGCGCTCTCTTCACCCGAATGCTGCCCCGCAAGAAGGAGGTCAGCGCATGA
- a CDS encoding sugar ABC transporter ATP-binding protein: MSENVLLEVRGLSKSFPGVRALSDVDFTVRRGEVHALMGENGAGKSTLIKVLTGVYERDAGEVHLEGVPIHARSTRDAEAAGISTVYQEVNLIPDLSVAENICLGRQPTRFGKIQWGAITKRAKQALARLDLDLDVNRQLSSCSIAVQQMVALARAMDVDAKLLILDEPTSSLDEREVAELFKVMRKLRAEGMGIVFVTHFMDQVYSITDRITVLRNGTFVGEYLTKELPRLELVARMIGKDVKDVEALEQKHPDSASIQLGEPFLAIKNLGRRGSVSSIDLSVRPGEVVGLAGLLGSGRTETARLIFGVDRPETGEIFIDGKSVKINSPRAAMGHRIAFTAENRKEDGIIPNLSIRENIVLALQASRGPWRKLSRKTQDELADRFIKALRIKTPGPEQLIKNLSGGNQQKVLLGRWLATEPRLFILDEPTRGIDVGAKAEIEKLIDSLRKEGLAIIFISSELEEVVRTSQRVVVLRDRKKVGEFAGAEINEHAIMNQIAAPAAEASSHA; this comes from the coding sequence ATGAGCGAAAACGTCCTTTTGGAGGTCCGCGGCCTCTCGAAAAGTTTCCCCGGAGTGCGCGCGCTCTCGGACGTCGACTTTACCGTCCGCCGCGGGGAAGTGCATGCGCTGATGGGGGAGAATGGCGCCGGCAAAAGCACGCTCATCAAGGTGCTGACCGGCGTTTACGAGCGTGATGCCGGAGAGGTTCACCTGGAGGGAGTTCCCATTCACGCGCGGAGCACTCGCGACGCCGAGGCGGCAGGCATCAGCACCGTCTATCAGGAAGTGAATCTTATTCCCGACCTCTCGGTCGCGGAGAACATCTGTCTCGGTCGGCAGCCGACCCGCTTCGGGAAGATCCAGTGGGGCGCCATCACGAAACGCGCGAAGCAGGCCCTGGCCCGGCTCGATCTCGACCTCGACGTCAATCGCCAGCTCTCCTCCTGCTCGATCGCTGTCCAGCAGATGGTCGCGCTCGCCCGCGCGATGGATGTCGATGCGAAGCTGCTGATTCTCGATGAACCCACCTCCAGTCTCGACGAACGCGAGGTCGCCGAGCTTTTCAAGGTCATGCGCAAGCTGCGCGCCGAGGGCATGGGCATCGTCTTCGTCACCCACTTCATGGATCAGGTGTATTCGATCACCGATCGCATCACCGTCCTGCGGAACGGCACGTTCGTCGGCGAGTATCTCACAAAGGAATTGCCCCGCCTCGAGCTCGTGGCGCGGATGATCGGCAAGGACGTGAAGGACGTGGAGGCGCTGGAGCAGAAGCATCCGGACTCCGCGAGCATCCAGCTCGGCGAACCGTTCCTCGCGATCAAAAATCTCGGCCGCCGCGGCTCGGTCTCCTCGATCGATCTCAGCGTCCGCCCCGGCGAGGTGGTCGGCCTGGCCGGTTTGCTTGGCTCCGGTCGCACGGAAACGGCCCGATTGATCTTCGGCGTCGACCGGCCGGAAACCGGCGAGATTTTCATCGATGGCAAATCGGTGAAGATCAACTCGCCCCGGGCCGCGATGGGGCATCGCATTGCCTTCACGGCGGAAAACCGCAAGGAAGACGGCATCATCCCGAACCTTTCCATTCGCGAGAACATCGTGCTCGCCTTGCAGGCCAGCCGCGGACCGTGGCGGAAGCTGTCGCGAAAGACGCAGGATGAACTCGCCGACCGGTTCATCAAGGCCCTGCGCATCAAGACGCCCGGCCCGGAGCAGCTCATCAAGAATCTCAGCGGCGGCAACCAGCAGAAAGTCCTCCTCGGCCGATGGCTGGCGACCGAGCCGCGCCTCTTCATTCTCGACGAGCCCACCCGCGGCATCGACGTCGGGGCCAAGGCGGAGATCGAGAAACTTATCGACTCTCTCCGCAAGGAAGGGCTCGCCATCATCTTCATCAGCTCCGAGCTGGAAGAAGTCGTCCGCACCAGCCAGCGCGTCGTCGTGCTGCGCGACCGCAAGAAGGTCGGAGAGTTCGCCGGCGCAGAGATCAACGAACACGCCATCATGAACCAGATCGCGGCCCCTGCGGCCGAGGCATCCTCCCATGCTTAG
- a CDS encoding TolC family protein — protein MDKAHTGVWCALILLASSMLARAEVRAWTPDELVAQALMNNAELKSYEHAVAVAKGERTQAGVFRNPEVAVEIGSREVRDSENVLQGNGTTFSASITQTLEFPGKGTLRKAIANRNIQIAELGLEQFRHALVGKVRLLALEYLAASADSTVAEQVGRESTELAGTLKGKSQGARQTLELRLINGNLLSLQEAVRTAEVRRETARAELIALLGWPQAQPISIRAELKPPVQKFDTSKLVFASQQNNPLLRIRHAEVERAGKQLAATRLEIAPDLAIGPFFSRDVAGETETNIGGAITATVPVWDWNVGNIASAKARREQAQTMRVQAEREAEAAVVRTLRIYEITTRQLGRMPQDARSGLREASSLANQQYRSGAIGAQLYLDTQREYVNATQTWNVAVLEAWKALLDLDLLTGGGAVGKEAP, from the coding sequence ATGGACAAAGCTCACACAGGGGTGTGGTGCGCCCTGATCTTGCTGGCCAGCTCGATGCTGGCGCGGGCCGAGGTGCGTGCATGGACCCCCGACGAATTGGTCGCTCAGGCCCTGATGAACAACGCGGAACTCAAGTCCTACGAGCACGCCGTCGCCGTTGCCAAAGGGGAGCGAACCCAGGCCGGGGTCTTCAGGAACCCGGAAGTGGCGGTCGAGATCGGCAGCCGCGAAGTCCGCGATTCCGAGAATGTTCTTCAAGGCAACGGCACAACCTTCAGCGCTTCGATCACGCAAACGCTGGAGTTCCCCGGAAAGGGAACGCTGCGGAAGGCCATCGCAAACAGGAACATCCAGATTGCGGAGTTGGGACTGGAGCAGTTTCGCCACGCGCTTGTCGGCAAGGTGCGACTCCTTGCGCTGGAGTATCTCGCCGCGAGCGCGGATAGCACGGTTGCCGAGCAGGTCGGTCGCGAAAGCACCGAGCTTGCCGGCACGTTGAAAGGCAAAAGCCAGGGCGCCCGGCAGACACTGGAGCTGCGGCTCATCAATGGCAACCTCCTCTCGCTTCAGGAAGCGGTGCGAACGGCGGAGGTGCGCCGGGAAACGGCCCGCGCCGAGTTGATCGCCCTGCTTGGCTGGCCGCAAGCACAGCCAATCTCCATTCGCGCCGAGCTGAAGCCTCCGGTGCAGAAGTTCGACACGAGCAAACTCGTCTTTGCGAGCCAGCAAAACAATCCGCTGCTTCGCATCCGCCACGCGGAAGTCGAGCGAGCGGGGAAGCAGCTTGCGGCCACTCGTCTTGAAATCGCACCCGATCTCGCAATCGGACCGTTTTTCAGCCGGGATGTCGCCGGAGAAACGGAAACGAACATCGGGGGAGCGATCACCGCGACGGTTCCGGTCTGGGACTGGAACGTCGGGAACATCGCGAGCGCAAAGGCCCGGCGCGAGCAGGCCCAGACCATGCGCGTGCAGGCCGAGCGCGAGGCCGAGGCCGCCGTCGTGCGGACCTTGCGTATCTACGAGATCACCACTCGTCAGCTAGGCCGCATGCCGCAGGACGCACGGTCCGGCCTCCGTGAAGCGTCATCGCTCGCGAATCAACAATACCGCTCGGGAGCAATCGGCGCGCAGCTCTACCTCGACACCCAGCGCGAGTATGTGAACGCGACCCAAACCTGGAATGTCGCGGTGCTCGAAGCCTGGAAGGCGTTGCTCGACCTCGATCTTTTAACCGGCGGTGGAGCCGTCGGGAAGGAGGCCCCTTGA
- a CDS encoding CusA/CzcA family heavy metal efflux RND transporter codes for MIEGIIEFSLRQRLFVLFATAALLVAGVWAASRLPIDAVPDITNVQVQINTEVKGLAPEEIEKLVSYPLEMEMFGISGVVEMRSLSKTGLSQITLVFEEGSDIYRARQLVSERLQNAADDLPRGVTPKLAPITTGLGEIFYYVVDYKSDFAEKPKTRDGQLMELKLIHDFVVKPQLRSVPGIAEVNASGGYEKQIVVLPRPEKLLASGVTFDELAGVIGENVDNAGGSSVQIGGEQITIRADGRVKTADEIGDLPVKFRAGAEPLHVRDLAEVSVGKNIRTGSATFNGREAVLGATLMLAGENSRVVARRVAAKLDEIRPKLPPGVEITTVYDRTDLVDRTIATVEKNLFEGALLVMAVLLLLLGNWRAALIVSTAIPLSFLFAITGMVQTRLSGNLMSLGAVDFGLIIDGAVVMVENIVRRLGLRQHELGRLLSPSERMHTVMSAAKEVGRPTFFGVAIITIVYIPILSLSGTEGKMFKPMALTVIYALIGALILSLTLMPVLCSYFLRGKIIEEDNFATRWLKSIYLPALEAAIRIRWIVIGGAIALFIAALAIFSRLGAEFIPQLDEGSFATHMIRTTSIGLDASIAMQEKAEKVLISRFPGLTRTFSRIGTSEVATDPMGVNVSDTYIFYKPFDEWPKEDGRTPSKDEAADHMSQELTVQVPGQAYLFSQPIEMRFNEILEGTRADIAVKVFGDDYAEIERIASEVRELLEKVPGAADVEFDALGKAPLLEVLPDRKAMSRYNVHAAEMNAAVESAIAGGEAGSIIDGNRRYPILVRMPEDLRKQIGQMKNLPLRTSDGGLITLGQVAEFKVSERVNTIAREMGQRRAVVMVNLRGRDVESFVKEAQAKVAREVSLPPGYSVEFGGQFKNLQEARARLGIIVPIALTVIFVLIFAAFGSIRQAALIFTGIPLAVTGGVFSLWLRGMPFSISAGVGFIALSGVAVLNGLMMVSYYNQLREAGKSVRDAVIEGSLTRLRPVMMTATVASLGFLPMALGSGAGAEVQRPLATVVIGGIVSSTLLTLVVLPILYLAFETFAARRKEARS; via the coding sequence ATGATCGAAGGAATCATCGAATTCTCACTGCGGCAGCGCCTCTTCGTGCTGTTCGCCACCGCCGCGCTCCTCGTCGCCGGCGTCTGGGCAGCCTCGCGGCTGCCCATCGACGCCGTGCCGGACATCACGAATGTCCAGGTGCAGATCAACACCGAGGTGAAAGGCCTCGCTCCGGAGGAGATCGAGAAGCTGGTCTCCTATCCGCTGGAAATGGAGATGTTCGGCATCTCCGGCGTGGTCGAGATGCGCTCGCTCTCCAAGACCGGACTGTCTCAGATCACGCTCGTCTTCGAGGAAGGGTCGGACATCTACCGCGCGCGCCAGCTCGTGAGCGAGCGACTCCAGAATGCGGCCGATGATCTGCCGCGAGGCGTCACGCCCAAGCTGGCTCCGATCACGACCGGGCTGGGGGAAATCTTCTACTACGTCGTGGATTACAAATCCGACTTCGCGGAGAAGCCGAAGACCCGCGACGGGCAGCTCATGGAACTGAAGCTCATCCATGACTTCGTGGTGAAGCCGCAACTTCGCTCCGTGCCCGGCATCGCCGAGGTCAACGCCTCCGGCGGCTACGAGAAACAGATCGTTGTCCTGCCGCGCCCGGAGAAGCTCCTCGCGAGCGGCGTGACCTTCGACGAGCTCGCCGGCGTCATCGGCGAGAACGTCGACAACGCGGGTGGCAGCAGCGTGCAGATCGGCGGCGAGCAGATCACGATCCGCGCCGATGGCCGGGTGAAAACGGCGGACGAGATCGGCGATCTGCCGGTGAAGTTCCGCGCCGGCGCGGAGCCGCTCCACGTGCGCGATCTCGCCGAAGTCAGCGTCGGCAAAAACATCCGCACCGGCTCGGCCACGTTCAACGGCCGGGAGGCCGTGCTTGGCGCCACTCTCATGCTTGCCGGCGAGAACAGCCGCGTGGTCGCCCGGCGCGTCGCGGCGAAGCTCGACGAGATTCGTCCCAAGCTCCCGCCGGGAGTCGAAATCACGACGGTCTACGATCGCACCGATCTCGTGGATCGCACCATCGCGACCGTCGAGAAGAACCTTTTCGAAGGCGCGCTATTGGTCATGGCCGTGCTCCTCCTGCTGCTCGGCAACTGGCGCGCGGCGCTCATCGTCTCGACCGCCATCCCGCTCTCCTTCCTCTTCGCCATCACCGGCATGGTGCAAACGCGCCTCTCCGGAAATTTGATGAGCCTTGGAGCCGTGGACTTCGGCCTCATCATCGATGGCGCTGTCGTCATGGTGGAAAACATCGTTCGCCGTCTTGGCCTGCGTCAGCACGAACTCGGCCGCCTGCTCAGTCCGAGCGAGCGCATGCACACCGTGATGAGCGCCGCGAAGGAAGTCGGCCGCCCGACCTTCTTCGGCGTGGCCATCATCACGATCGTCTACATTCCCATTCTCTCCCTCAGCGGCACGGAGGGGAAGATGTTCAAGCCGATGGCGCTCACCGTCATCTACGCGCTGATCGGCGCACTCATCCTCTCGCTCACGCTCATGCCGGTGCTTTGCTCGTATTTCCTGCGCGGAAAGATCATCGAGGAAGACAACTTCGCCACGCGCTGGCTCAAGAGCATCTACCTCCCGGCACTCGAAGCCGCGATCCGGATTCGCTGGATCGTCATCGGCGGCGCGATCGCGCTGTTTATCGCGGCGCTGGCCATCTTCAGCCGGCTCGGCGCCGAATTCATCCCTCAGCTCGATGAAGGCTCGTTCGCAACGCACATGATTCGCACGACCAGCATCGGCCTCGACGCTTCGATTGCCATGCAGGAGAAGGCGGAGAAGGTGCTCATCAGCAGATTCCCGGGGCTCACCCGCACGTTCTCCCGCATCGGCACGTCCGAAGTGGCGACAGACCCGATGGGCGTCAACGTCTCGGACACCTACATCTTCTACAAGCCGTTCGACGAATGGCCGAAGGAAGACGGCAGGACGCCGAGCAAGGACGAAGCGGCCGATCACATGAGCCAGGAGCTGACCGTGCAGGTGCCTGGCCAAGCCTATCTTTTCTCTCAACCGATCGAGATGCGCTTCAACGAGATTCTCGAGGGCACCCGGGCCGACATCGCGGTGAAGGTCTTCGGAGACGACTACGCGGAGATCGAACGCATCGCTTCGGAGGTGCGTGAGTTGCTGGAGAAAGTGCCCGGCGCCGCGGACGTGGAGTTCGACGCGCTCGGCAAAGCTCCGTTGCTGGAAGTCCTTCCGGACCGCAAGGCGATGTCCCGCTACAACGTCCACGCCGCGGAGATGAACGCCGCGGTCGAGAGCGCCATCGCCGGCGGCGAAGCCGGCAGCATCATCGATGGCAACCGTCGCTACCCGATCCTCGTGCGCATGCCCGAAGATCTCCGCAAGCAGATCGGGCAGATGAAAAATCTGCCGCTCCGCACTTCGGACGGCGGCCTGATTACGCTCGGCCAGGTCGCGGAGTTCAAAGTCAGCGAGCGGGTCAACACCATCGCCCGAGAGATGGGACAGCGGCGCGCAGTCGTCATGGTCAACCTTCGAGGGCGGGATGTGGAGAGTTTCGTGAAGGAGGCTCAGGCCAAAGTCGCCAGGGAAGTCAGTCTTCCACCGGGCTACTCGGTCGAGTTCGGCGGCCAGTTCAAGAACCTGCAGGAGGCCCGAGCGCGGCTCGGCATCATCGTTCCGATCGCGCTCACGGTCATCTTCGTGCTGATTTTCGCAGCCTTTGGCAGCATCCGGCAGGCCGCCCTCATCTTCACGGGCATCCCGCTCGCGGTCACCGGCGGCGTGTTCTCGCTGTGGCTTCGAGGAATGCCATTCAGCATTTCCGCAGGAGTCGGATTCATCGCGCTCTCCGGCGTCGCGGTGCTCAACGGCCTCATGATGGTGAGCTATTACAACCAGCTGCGGGAAGCCGGTAAGTCCGTGCGCGATGCCGTGATCGAGGGCTCTTTGACCCGGCTTCGCCCCGTCATGATGACCGCCACGGTCGCCAGCCTCGGCTTCCTGCCCATGGCGCTCGGCAGCGGCGCCGGGGCGGAAGTCCAGAGACCGCTCGCCACCGTCGTCATCGGCGGCATCGTCAGCTCCACGCTGCTCACTCTCGTGGTCCTGCCGATCCTTTACCTCGCCTTCGAAACGTTCGCCGCACGCCGAAAGGAAGCCAGATCATGA
- a CDS encoding ABC transporter substrate-binding protein, with protein sequence MKNLFPALALLSVGCLLTVGCQKKEGGAAGGGKESLTVGFSQIGAESAWRTANTDSIKAEAEKRGVKLIFSDAQQKQENQIKALRSFVAQGVDVIAFSPVVETGWEPVLQEIHQAGIPVILTDRAVDVTDDSLFVTFIGSDFTEEGRRAGKWLAEKTGGKAKIAELVGTPGSAPAIDRKKGFEEVISKYPDMKIIKSQSGEFTRAKGKEVMAAFLKAPDARDITVLYAHNDDMALGAIQAIEEAGLKPGKDIIIVSVDGVKGAFEAMVAGKLNCTVECNPLIGPQLFDAVEAAAKNQSQPKRIVVEEGVFDESKAAAELPKRQY encoded by the coding sequence ATGAAAAATCTGTTCCCCGCACTCGCCCTCCTCTCTGTTGGTTGTCTCCTTACTGTTGGTTGCCAGAAAAAGGAGGGCGGAGCTGCTGGAGGCGGCAAGGAGTCGCTCACCGTCGGATTTTCGCAAATTGGCGCCGAGAGCGCCTGGCGCACGGCGAATACCGATTCCATCAAGGCCGAGGCGGAAAAGCGGGGCGTGAAACTCATTTTCTCGGATGCCCAGCAGAAGCAGGAAAACCAGATCAAGGCCCTGCGTTCCTTCGTGGCGCAGGGGGTGGACGTGATCGCGTTTTCCCCGGTGGTCGAAACCGGCTGGGAGCCCGTCCTGCAGGAGATTCATCAGGCCGGCATTCCGGTGATCCTCACCGACCGCGCCGTCGACGTCACCGACGACTCGCTCTTCGTGACCTTCATTGGTTCGGACTTCACCGAGGAAGGTCGCCGCGCCGGAAAATGGCTCGCGGAAAAGACCGGCGGCAAGGCGAAGATCGCCGAGCTCGTGGGCACGCCCGGTTCCGCGCCGGCCATCGATCGCAAGAAGGGATTCGAGGAGGTCATCTCCAAATATCCCGACATGAAGATCATCAAATCGCAGAGCGGTGAATTCACCCGCGCGAAGGGCAAGGAAGTCATGGCCGCCTTCCTCAAGGCCCCCGATGCCAGGGACATTACCGTCCTCTACGCGCACAACGACGACATGGCGCTCGGCGCGATCCAGGCCATCGAGGAAGCCGGCCTCAAGCCCGGCAAGGACATCATCATTGTCTCCGTCGACGGCGTGAAAGGCGCCTTCGAAGCCATGGTCGCCGGCAAGTTGAACTGCACCGTCGAGTGCAACCCGCTCATCGGGCCCCAGCTCTTCGATGCCGTGGAGGCTGCCGCAAAGAACCAGTCGCAGCCGAAGCGCATCGTCGTGGAGGAGGGCGTATTCGACGAATCGAAGGCCGCGGCTGAACTGCCGAAGCGCCAATACTAG